The following are encoded in a window of Phragmites australis chromosome 22, lpPhrAust1.1, whole genome shotgun sequence genomic DNA:
- the LOC133905290 gene encoding protein SPIRAL1-like 3, with amino-acid sequence MGRGVSSGGGQSSLGYLFGGDEAPKSAEKPAPVQKSAPSSSAEKLKDIPAGIQSSKANNYIRAEGQNCGYFLTDRTSTKVQAAPGGGSSLDYLFSGSKDGK; translated from the exons ATGGGTCGTGGTGTTAGCAGTGGGGGTGGCCAGAGTTCCTTGGGCTACCTCTTTGGTGGCGATGAAGCACCAAAATCAGCTGAAAAGCCTGCACCTGTTCAAAAGTCAGCACCTTCATCCTCTGCAGAGAAATTAAAAGATATCCCAGCTGGTATTCAAAGTAGTAAAGCAAACAATTACATAAGAGCTGAAGGACAGAACTGCGGATATTTCCTTACG GATCGTACTTCAACCAAGGTACAAGCTGCTCCAGGTGGTGGTTCTTCACTTGATTATCTTTTCAGCGGCAGCAAGGATGGCAAGTGA